The DNA window GCTGTCTTGCCCTGGCATTAagctgggctggggggtccACCCAGCTGCTAACTGGTGTTGGGGCCTCGGGACCCACCAAGGGCCAGTCAGTACATCCTGCCAGAGCACATACATAGTGGACATGAAGCCCTGAGCACCGACATTTCACTCCACAGACTGTTTCCACAAAGGAGTGAGTTCAGCCAGGTTTGGACAATACTTTATTCCATTTAAAAGGGACCAGCACAGGGTATCCAGGCAGTCGCTGTTATCTCTGTGTATGATTCACTCCTGCTTTCCTTATAAAGTGCCAGcccatttcttcctttaaagcactGATCATTTTGTGGTTTTCACATTTTTGATCTCCTGCAGCAGGTCAGACATTAGAGTGAGACTGACTAACAAGATCATGAAATCTTCAAAATCAATTTTGTTCTCCGACTCCTCATCCAGggcagaaataatttcctgatattttggtttgttttcttggcCCTAGGgagaattttaaatgaaaaaaataaattaagcatgaagttccttttttattgcatcataaaaagaaagagTGACACGTATgcaaaaaattatgtatttttctacCTTCCCATCCAGGTTTTTATGTCCACATTCACATCAGTTTTTCTAAAGGTATCCCAAGAAACTCAAACAGAAATATTACTGCAGTCAGATGGGAGAACAACCAGTCCCTAAAGTTTCCACCTGAATCCAGAACACGCCCTTTAAAAGACACCTAGTCATGACTGAAAATATGGCAGAGCTGATGATGTAGTTGGtaactgctgggaaaaaaatggagtcCTATGTCTTGACAAAACCAGGGAGAagaaacaaccaaccaaccaaccctcCTAACCTTAATATTCAAGACAGGTCCTCAAGTATATACTGTGAAGGTCTCAGAAACTGTTGTTTTTACAGACATTAATTCAGTAGCTGCTATTCTCTGCCCTGTTGGATTTTACTGTTGGAATGGAAGGGATTGTTAAAATTTTGTATTATGGCTGTtattcatatttccttttgaaaaaaatagagtTGCAGGATATTTTTTTAGCTTAGTAATCTTCAAAACATTGCATGATTCCAAATTTGATTGGCTATTGATATTTTCAAGACCTTTTCCATAAAGTGTCTTGTTTCTAATTTGGTACTAGTTCCTCCTCCCCAACCAGTCAGGTGATTTTGTTAGTCTTGGAAGCAGAGGTGTTATCAAGAATGTCTTTATTCTTCTCTCATTTACTTAGTTGAGCTCTTTTTACTAGTCCTACATAGTTTTCTCTACCACTTCATaaaactgttttggttttttatttttgtttagggaggggaaaaaaattctgtaagaaGCTTACAGCCACAAGTGCCAATATAGCTTTTTTTCACCATACCTGGGTGCCACTGACACCCCAGGTGGGTGACTGATGGAGAGGTGCTTTCTGCTCCCTTTCTTCCCACCAGCAACCCCAGTgcatgcagctctgcagcacggGGCTGGCTCTCCTGGTACTCGGTCAGTGCTCCGGCAAACTACCAAATGCCTTGTTAAACGCAATGGCTTTCTTCTCTTCATAAATACAGTCTGTTGTCATCATGTGACAGAGCCTGAGGTGCCATTCCTGCAGCCAAAGCATCTGGCCAGTGCCAGCCCAACGCCACCCACTCACCTGAACCTCCTCACCTGTATGAAACCCCAAATCTGGGTTTGCAGCAAGCTTTTGGTTTCAGCTTTGCTGAGCTTGCCCTCGAGGTCAGCAGAGTAGTTATACACCAAAGCCACGGTAGCAAAAGCTTTTTCAAGGTCTGAGACTTTTTctagagctgggggaagggggaaaagttACCAACCTATCAGAAAAAGTGGTATTTGAGATTTAATTGAAAGGAATCTGTCAGAACCATCCTGAGTGGGTGGAAATCTGTGTAGTTTCATTAAAGTTAATGAGGCTGAAACTGTTTATACTCACAGAGGACCTGGcccagattttatttggagtggGCCAGCAACATGGAATCACACCCCAAAAGGATGCTTTCAATTGGAGCTGGGGCAGTAATGCAGGGTGACATGCGAGATCCATCTGGTCTACCCCCACCCTGGGCATCCAGCAAGGACCTGCCATGCCATGGGGACAGGCCATGCTGGCCATCTCCTGGACACGTTTGGACTGCCAGGATCCTGTATTGGGGAAAATGTGGCCCATTTGGGAAGCCTGGCTGAAGAGAAATGCCCATGTCTGAGCATAAGCACTGCACCTCAGCATGACGGTATACTTGGGATTTTGGCTGGattcattcccctcccccccccccccccccgagccaCATCCTAAAGAGTGCGCACTCACAGCCTTAGTTAGCATCAGGTACCACAGATGATTTGGGTTGtgatttttaatggaaaggCAAGCAGAAGAGGAGACGTAGATCAGTGTGGGAACACATTGCACAGGGACCCATGAGACCCTCTCGTCTTGCACTGGCTAAGGGTCTGCATggcctctgcagctctgctacATCACCAGGGTTTACTGCACTTGTACTGTGGCCTTGGAAGACCTGAACCCCCAAGGGGCAACAAATAGGTCACCTTACCTTTTATTGATGCCAGCTGCTTGGCTATAGGTATGCTGGTAGTGAGAGAGGAGAGGCGTTAGCACCTGGTGAATTGTGTGTGTTCTATAGTTTCTCCATGACTGAACTTGctcatttctatttcatttaATCCCCTGGGAACTCAGGGCTTCCCAAGGGAAACTGGCTTTCCTTcacagtggaaaggaaaatagcCTTTACAGGCAGCACACATCACACAGCTCCTAATTCTTCACCTAAGCAAGTAACCTGGAGTTGTTATTAAAGGTGCTTATTAAATCATTTTAAGAGAGGGACATTGCAGAATCCTTCAACTAATTTCTTCAGAATGTGAAAGAGCTCCAGGAAGTTTCTCAGTTTTAAGCCCACCcccagggaagggcagagggGTCTGTCATTCCCCCACTCACCAGTACTCCCCATTTGGAGCAGACGACTagcttttatttccagcagGACTCACACCTGTGAGAAGTACTTCCCTGCTTTCTATTAAAACTTAAAGCCTGCTTACTTTTGCTAAAGTGCTGGAAACTAATTACAGCACAGACAACACACAGCAGAAGCATTTGCTTGTGATAAAGACAAACACATCCAGATAAAGAATGTCCAGGCTAGTGTCAGATCACCAGAGACGCAGCGAACGAAGTGATGACTTATCACCTGGGCATGCCTGCTGCAGCCAAAGGGCTTTTTTTGGTGGAAGCAGGAGCTACCTGATTGACCGAGTACTGCTTTGTGCTGGGAACGCTTGCTCTGCAGCCACACATCTTGAGGCCAAGATCTTTGTGATCTCTAAGCAACTTGAGTAATAGCAAACAGGTGAATTCAAGCACTGCCCTGTGAAAGCAGCCTGCTTGCAGCCATGTCCTATCAATAACATAAATGCTATCTGGTGATCACAGAGCCGGCTAAATACATCTGTCTAAAGCAGCCCCTGTaaggcagcactgctgggtgGGCAAATAgcatggcttttattttatgtgaGAATTTGACAGAAACAAATCAAACTAATGGAGCCTGAATCCTCTTAGATCTGTAGGGATGTAACTTTGCTTCAGGAATAACTAAGACGCTAAATCCATTCAGCTATACATATTATCATTTTAATGGGAAACTATTCTAGCGTGGGCTAATATAACTTGCCCCAAGCTATAAAGTGAGTTGTTCCTATAGACAGACTCA is part of the Phalacrocorax carbo chromosome 6, bPhaCar2.1, whole genome shotgun sequence genome and encodes:
- the SNTN gene encoding sentan, translating into MCGCRASVPSTKQYSVNQVAPASTKKSPLAAAGMPSIPIAKQLASIKALEKVSDLEKAFATVALVYNYSADLEGKLSKAETKSLLQTQIWGFIQGQENKPKYQEIISALDEESENKIDFEDFMILLVSLTLMSDLLQEIKNVKTTK